One stretch of Streptomyces sp. NBC_01363 DNA includes these proteins:
- a CDS encoding type 1 glutamine amidotransferase domain-containing protein, with amino-acid sequence MSDNDVSMRKVLAIVTNYGVEQDELLVPLEHLRGWGADVDVAAVSADDVQTLVGDKAPGKTIRPELTLSDVDPADYDLLLVPGGTLNADALRLQNSTTEIVRSFTSSGRPVAAICHGPWALVEAGVTEGKRLTSYPSLRTDIGNAGGEWADEPVVKDDSCGWTLITSRNPGDLEPFLQEIDAALAVDAH; translated from the coding sequence ATGTCTGACAACGACGTGAGTATGCGGAAGGTGCTGGCCATCGTCACGAACTACGGCGTCGAGCAGGACGAACTGCTGGTGCCCCTCGAACACCTGCGGGGCTGGGGCGCCGATGTGGACGTCGCTGCTGTGTCGGCTGACGACGTTCAGACCCTGGTCGGCGACAAAGCTCCCGGAAAAACCATCCGACCTGAACTCACTCTGAGTGACGTCGACCCGGCTGATTACGACCTCCTGCTCGTGCCGGGTGGCACATTGAACGCCGATGCGCTGCGTCTGCAGAATTCGACGACGGAGATCGTCCGCTCTTTCACGTCGTCCGGGCGCCCCGTAGCGGCCATCTGCCACGGACCTTGGGCCTTGGTCGAGGCGGGTGTCACCGAAGGTAAGAGGCTCACCTCCTACCCCTCGCTGAGGACAGACATCGGCAATGCCGGTGGCGAATGGGCCGACGAGCCGGTCGTCAAGGATGACTCCTGCGGCTGGACCCTCATCACCTCGCGCAACCCAGGTGATCTGGAGCCGTTCCTCCAAGAGATCGATGCAGCGCTTGCCGTAGACGCTCACTGA